A genomic stretch from Petrimonas mucosa includes:
- a CDS encoding threonine aldolase family protein, with the protein MRSFGSDNNSGVHPRVMEAIVGANSGHAVGYGDDAWTREAEDAVRELVGREDIDPFFVFNGTGANVIALQACTLPFHHVICAATAHIAVDECGAPVKLTGCALKEIVVADGKLTPEAVRPLLHGFGVEHHSQPKVIAISQTTEMGTAYTPQEIRALADLAHEHGMYLFVDGTRMANAAAFLNVTVKEMTVDCGVDIFTFGGTKNGLMIGEVLVPLRKELAENIRYYRKQTTQLYSKMRYLAAQFIPYIREGIWLENATKSNAAAQKLAAGMRKAGVELTQDVQSNAVFFTLMEEETTLLRERYFFYDWDGERNERRLVCSWDTTEEDIAGFISYLRTVVK; encoded by the coding sequence ATGCGAAGTTTTGGAAGTGACAACAATTCAGGCGTGCATCCCCGCGTGATGGAGGCAATAGTGGGCGCCAACAGCGGTCATGCAGTGGGTTATGGCGACGATGCATGGACCCGTGAGGCAGAGGATGCCGTACGGGAACTTGTGGGTAGAGAGGATATCGACCCCTTTTTCGTCTTTAACGGAACGGGTGCAAATGTGATTGCGTTACAGGCATGCACATTGCCGTTCCACCATGTCATCTGCGCTGCAACCGCACATATTGCGGTGGATGAGTGTGGCGCTCCTGTCAAGTTGACCGGATGCGCGTTGAAGGAGATTGTTGTGGCTGACGGGAAGCTTACCCCTGAAGCGGTGCGGCCACTGCTGCACGGTTTCGGTGTCGAGCACCATTCCCAGCCGAAGGTGATCGCCATTTCACAGACCACCGAGATGGGAACGGCATATACCCCACAGGAGATAAGAGCGTTGGCCGATCTGGCTCACGAACACGGCATGTACCTATTTGTCGACGGGACACGCATGGCCAATGCCGCTGCGTTTCTGAATGTCACGGTCAAAGAGATGACGGTCGACTGTGGAGTCGATATCTTTACATTTGGAGGTACGAAAAACGGGTTGATGATAGGCGAAGTGCTGGTCCCTTTACGCAAGGAGCTGGCCGAAAATATCCGTTACTACCGCAAGCAGACTACACAACTTTACTCCAAGATGCGCTATCTTGCGGCGCAGTTCATCCCGTACATCCGGGAGGGAATCTGGCTGGAGAACGCGACAAAATCGAATGCTGCGGCACAAAAACTGGCGGCCGGGATGCGAAAGGCCGGAGTTGAACTGACACAGGACGTTCAATCGAATGCCGTTTTTTTCACGCTTATGGAAGAAGAAACAACGTTGCTTCGTGAGCGTTATTTCTTTTACGACTGGGATGGAGAACGGAACGAAAGACGCCTCGTCTGTTCGTGGGATACCACGGAGGAAGATATTGCGGGCTTTATTTCCTACTTGAGAACCGTTGTTAAATAA